The following proteins are co-located in the Piscirickettsia litoralis genome:
- a CDS encoding flagellar protein MotY, with amino-acid sequence MRYSGLVSILLSLLIAAQVHGLAPVNYQAPLDSVKWEFSEELGFCRLTHDIPNYGQAVFEMRTGRLQSFVLDTQIGPSRKEPVTLTTGSPGWRAPEPLLLNDQTKMSQGYEPFRFGTMTARRMLNSLAQGYAPIFSYASWLGNGQKVTVKISPVNFSKAYTKYLTCGKKILPFTFVDIEHTVIYFGVNDRRILKDQRYKLERIKEYFKVMKPKIRRIVIKGYADYAGNYLYNKYLSIDRAKALRKFIVEDMKFDTKKLVVRAYGVGQAVANNSTRSGRALNRRATIDIYLEDP; translated from the coding sequence ATGCGATACAGTGGGCTGGTTTCAATACTTTTATCTTTACTGATTGCTGCGCAGGTGCATGGACTTGCTCCAGTCAACTATCAAGCGCCACTGGATAGCGTAAAATGGGAGTTTAGTGAGGAGCTTGGCTTTTGCCGCTTAACGCATGATATTCCAAATTATGGCCAAGCCGTGTTCGAGATGCGCACCGGCCGTTTGCAATCTTTTGTGTTGGACACACAGATTGGTCCCTCACGAAAAGAACCAGTGACTTTAACGACAGGCTCACCAGGCTGGCGTGCCCCTGAGCCTTTACTCTTGAATGACCAGACAAAAATGTCCCAAGGTTATGAGCCTTTTCGTTTTGGCACGATGACGGCAAGAAGGATGTTAAATAGTCTCGCGCAAGGTTATGCGCCAATATTCTCTTATGCGTCCTGGTTAGGGAATGGTCAAAAGGTGACGGTGAAGATTTCACCGGTTAATTTTAGCAAGGCGTATACAAAATATTTAACTTGTGGCAAGAAAATTCTGCCTTTTACTTTTGTTGATATCGAGCACACGGTGATTTATTTTGGCGTAAATGATCGACGTATCTTGAAAGATCAGCGTTATAAGTTAGAGCGTATTAAAGAGTATTTTAAAGTCATGAAGCCAAAGATTCGTCGTATTGTGATTAAAGGTTATGCTGATTATGCAGGTAATTACTTATATAACAAATACCTATCTATAGACAGAGCAAAGGCGTTACGTAAGTTTATCGTCGAAGATATGAAATTTGATACTAAAAAGTTGGTTGTACGTGCCTATGGCGTTGGCCAGGCGGTTGCTAATAACTCAACACGCAGTGGACGTGCATTGAACCGGCGCGCGACTATCGATATTTATCTAGAAGACCCTTAA
- a CDS encoding Nif3-like dinuclear metal center hexameric protein, with protein sequence MKRLVTGVTATQALIDEAVNKQADAVLVHHGFFWKSESPCVTGIKYQRLKKLLEHDISLIAYHLPLDGHEKYGNNAMLAERLGLEITDTLPVDVKPAIGNVGHLKKPMQIEEFSGLLHQHLLREPIVVEAGNHPIKTVAWCTGAAESFIEAAAKVKADAYVTGEISEPVVHLARELGVHFFAAGHHATERYGVQAVGKHVQDHYGIEHVYIDIDSPA encoded by the coding sequence GTGAAGCGCCTGGTGACAGGAGTGACAGCGACTCAAGCTTTGATTGATGAAGCGGTGAATAAACAAGCGGATGCAGTATTAGTTCATCATGGTTTTTTCTGGAAGTCAGAATCACCTTGTGTGACAGGTATTAAATATCAGCGTCTAAAGAAGTTGCTAGAGCATGATATTAGCTTAATTGCTTATCATCTGCCTTTAGATGGCCATGAAAAATATGGTAATAATGCTATGCTTGCTGAGCGTTTAGGGCTAGAAATTACCGATACGCTTCCTGTGGATGTAAAGCCTGCGATTGGTAATGTCGGCCATTTAAAAAAACCGATGCAGATCGAAGAGTTTTCTGGTTTATTGCACCAACATTTATTACGAGAGCCGATTGTTGTAGAAGCCGGAAATCACCCAATTAAAACAGTAGCCTGGTGTACGGGTGCCGCAGAAAGCTTTATCGAAGCGGCCGCAAAGGTTAAGGCTGATGCCTATGTTACTGGGGAGATCTCGGAGCCGGTGGTACATTTAGCGCGTGAGCTTGGCGTGCACTTTTTTGCAGCAGGTCATCATGCAACAGAACGCTATGGTGTGCAGGCCGTAGGAAAGCACGTGCAAGATCATTATGGTATCGAGCATGTATACATTGATATAGACAGTCCTGCTTAA
- a CDS encoding BolA family protein → MKTAEEIEQLVMARLDNVRVFVEGDGRHFQVVVVGDCFSGLSKLKRQQLVYAALMDEITSGELHAVNIKTYTPKEWGEESDEY, encoded by the coding sequence ATGAAAACAGCTGAAGAAATCGAACAGCTTGTCATGGCTCGACTCGATAATGTTCGAGTTTTTGTTGAAGGTGATGGCCGTCACTTTCAAGTCGTTGTAGTAGGAGACTGCTTTTCGGGGCTTTCAAAGCTGAAAAGACAACAGCTTGTCTATGCCGCATTAATGGATGAAATTACCTCGGGTGAGTTGCACGCAGTAAACATTAAGACCTACACTCCAAAGGAGTGGGGCGAAGAATCTGACGAATATTAA
- a CDS encoding STAS domain-containing protein, translating into MASNQQAADKKASRLTQTAEGFELAGSIAFETVNTLWQQSLRLFEKVEHSFCVDLSKVTELDSAGLGLLVAWKKWAKTHDLVIAYTKPPNRLLALAEVNRVSSILEL; encoded by the coding sequence ATGGCTTCAAATCAACAGGCTGCTGACAAAAAAGCAAGCCGATTAACTCAAACCGCAGAAGGCTTTGAATTGGCCGGTAGCATTGCTTTTGAAACAGTGAACACACTTTGGCAGCAGAGCTTACGGTTATTTGAGAAAGTTGAGCATTCTTTTTGTGTTGACTTATCTAAAGTTACCGAGCTAGATTCTGCGGGTTTGGGGCTGTTAGTCGCTTGGAAAAAATGGGCAAAGACTCATGATTTAGTGATTGCTTATACTAAACCGCCGAACAGGTTATTGGCTTTGGCTGAAGTGAATCGAGTCAGCTCGATTTTAGAATTATAA
- a CDS encoding MlaC/ttg2D family ABC transporter substrate-binding protein: MRSIKAAWAVVFCTFAFLVNTGFAAKTQSDQATAQMGPRAVIQATVNELNVQLSHLKKSQALAGESLESIVNASLLPKADLRFMLKQVLGPEWRGISVNKQQELLDAFKARLITTYSAILKNYNNQRIKVFPLRGGLAANVNQRDGKETVNIKTMIFGEGQPLEVTFSMVKTPTGWKVFDVIASGVSVVQSFSSQFRPFVKQNGVDDLIKALKKPVSTS; encoded by the coding sequence ATGCGATCTATAAAAGCAGCATGGGCGGTTGTATTCTGTACTTTCGCATTTTTAGTAAATACTGGGTTTGCAGCAAAAACTCAATCCGATCAGGCGACAGCGCAGATGGGTCCACGAGCAGTCATTCAAGCTACCGTGAATGAATTAAATGTTCAACTGAGCCATTTGAAGAAAAGCCAAGCATTAGCGGGTGAATCATTAGAGAGTATTGTGAACGCAAGCCTGCTGCCGAAGGCGGATTTACGTTTTATGCTGAAGCAAGTTCTTGGGCCAGAGTGGCGAGGGATTTCGGTTAATAAACAGCAAGAGTTACTCGATGCGTTTAAGGCGCGCTTAATTACGACGTATTCTGCTATTTTGAAAAACTACAATAACCAGCGTATTAAGGTTTTCCCGCTGCGTGGTGGACTTGCGGCCAATGTGAATCAGCGCGATGGTAAGGAGACCGTGAACATTAAAACGATGATCTTTGGTGAGGGACAGCCTTTAGAGGTGACGTTCTCTATGGTAAAAACACCAACCGGCTGGAAAGTGTTTGATGTGATTGCCAGTGGCGTCAGTGTCGTGCAAAGTTTCAGCAGTCAGTTTAGACCGTTCGTTAAACAAAATGGCGTTGATGATTTGATTAAGGCGTTGAAAAAGCCAGTGAGTACATCTTAA
- the mlaD gene encoding outer membrane lipid asymmetry maintenance protein MlaD: protein MNKWLETWVGLFVLLGIAGLFILVLQISGIQFADFGQKNYDVNATFSTVGDLKKGAPVRIAGVLVGKVAGIKLDPVTYQAKVTFQIQGNIKNIPDDSSASVRSAGILGDNYVMISPGYSEHYLANGGKITTTYPPVGLDSLISNFVGGKVKKITR from the coding sequence ATGAACAAGTGGTTAGAAACATGGGTTGGGCTTTTTGTCCTATTGGGAATCGCAGGTTTATTTATTTTAGTGTTGCAAATCAGTGGCATTCAATTCGCAGACTTTGGTCAGAAAAATTATGATGTCAATGCAACGTTTTCAACGGTGGGTGACTTGAAAAAAGGTGCACCGGTGAGAATCGCGGGCGTTTTAGTCGGTAAAGTAGCAGGAATTAAGCTAGATCCTGTGACTTATCAGGCAAAAGTAACTTTTCAGATTCAAGGCAATATTAAAAATATTCCTGATGATAGTTCAGCAAGTGTGCGTAGTGCAGGTATTTTGGGTGATAACTATGTGATGATCAGTCCAGGCTACAGTGAGCACTATTTAGCGAATGGTGGTAAGATTACCACGACCTATCCACCTGTCGGGTTAGATTCTTTGATTTCTAATTTTGTCGGTGGCAAGGTCAAAAAAATAACGAGGTAA
- a CDS encoding ABC transporter ATP-binding protein has product MADECLVEVNDVHYQVGHRQIFRGASLKFPKGKVIAVMGPSGTGKTTLLRLIGGQIQPNQGSVKLFGRDIATLKRKELYALRRDIGMLFQQGGLFTDISVYENVVFPLREHTDLAEEVLYEIALMKLEAVGLRGARDLMPTELSGGMARRVALARAIAFDPQLVLYDEPFTGLDPVAKGVIVKLIRELNDALGLTSILVSHDVDDVLAIADEIYIIANGQVIGYGSPDVLQRSDSPLVQQFLQGVADGPVAFHYPAVPYEQDLIGG; this is encoded by the coding sequence ATGGCAGATGAGTGCCTAGTCGAAGTCAATGATGTGCATTACCAAGTGGGTCATCGACAAATATTTCGCGGCGCATCACTAAAATTCCCCAAGGGGAAAGTGATTGCGGTGATGGGGCCAAGTGGTACGGGGAAAACGACGCTATTGCGCTTAATTGGCGGGCAAATCCAGCCCAATCAGGGGAGCGTTAAGCTCTTTGGCCGAGATATTGCGACATTAAAACGTAAAGAGCTTTATGCATTGCGTCGTGATATTGGCATGCTATTTCAGCAAGGCGGTTTATTCACCGATATTTCTGTTTATGAAAATGTTGTTTTTCCATTAAGAGAGCATACCGATTTAGCAGAAGAGGTGCTTTATGAGATTGCGCTCATGAAGCTTGAAGCGGTAGGCTTACGTGGGGCACGTGATTTGATGCCGACCGAGCTCTCAGGTGGGATGGCCCGTCGTGTTGCGCTGGCACGGGCGATTGCTTTTGACCCTCAATTAGTGCTTTATGATGAGCCTTTTACTGGTTTGGACCCGGTTGCTAAAGGTGTTATCGTTAAGTTAATTCGTGAGCTGAATGATGCCTTGGGCCTGACGAGTATTTTGGTTTCTCATGATGTGGATGATGTATTGGCGATTGCCGATGAAATTTATATTATTGCGAACGGTCAAGTCATCGGTTATGGTTCTCCAGATGTATTGCAACGAAGTGACTCACCTTTGGTGCAACAGTTTTTGCAAGGTGTTGCGGATGGGCCGGTGGCGTTTCACTACCCTGCAGTGCCATATGAACAAGATTTAATAGGAGGCTAA
- a CDS encoding KpsF/GutQ family sugar-phosphate isomerase produces the protein MQQYSDQELCQLGQEVITTEIRSLQPLINRIDHNFIQAIKILLSCKGRIVVTGMGKSGHIGNKIAATMASTGSPAFFVHPGEAGHGDLGMIQSDDVVLAISYSGNSSEILTLTPHFNHLKVPLITMTGSPNSELARQSVAHLDISITQEACPLGLAPTSSTTATLVMGDALAVTLLKARGFTEKDFAFSHPSGRLGRRLLLEVTDLMHTGTEIPKVSSGVSLSDALLEISDKRLGMTTIIDHQDRLLGIFTDGDLRRTLHKNIDINSAPIDDVMGKSPKTVCAKMLAIDCLHLMEESKITSLVVTDEKKQVCGVIHMHDLLQAGLL, from the coding sequence ATGCAGCAGTACTCAGATCAAGAACTTTGTCAACTAGGTCAAGAGGTTATTACCACTGAAATTCGCAGTTTACAGCCTTTAATCAATCGCATCGATCATAATTTTATTCAAGCAATAAAGATTCTGTTAAGCTGTAAGGGCCGCATTGTGGTCACAGGCATGGGTAAATCCGGTCATATTGGTAATAAAATCGCCGCCACAATGGCAAGCACAGGCAGCCCCGCTTTTTTTGTTCACCCCGGTGAAGCCGGTCACGGCGATTTAGGAATGATCCAGTCTGATGATGTCGTGCTCGCCATTTCTTATTCAGGCAATAGCAGCGAGATATTAACCTTAACACCACACTTTAATCACTTAAAGGTTCCACTGATCACCATGACAGGCAGCCCAAACTCTGAGCTTGCGCGCCAATCCGTAGCTCACTTAGATATCAGTATCACTCAAGAAGCTTGCCCATTAGGCTTAGCTCCAACCTCTAGCACCACAGCGACTTTGGTCATGGGTGATGCCTTAGCAGTTACCTTGTTAAAAGCGCGTGGCTTTACTGAAAAAGACTTTGCTTTTTCTCACCCTTCAGGGCGCTTAGGTCGACGTTTATTGCTTGAAGTTACCGACCTCATGCATACTGGAACCGAAATTCCGAAAGTAAGCTCAGGCGTCAGTCTAAGCGACGCACTCTTAGAAATATCTGACAAACGCCTCGGCATGACGACCATCATTGACCACCAAGATAGACTATTAGGCATCTTTACCGATGGTGATTTGCGACGCACCTTACACAAAAATATCGATATTAACAGTGCACCAATTGATGATGTTATGGGCAAAAGCCCCAAAACGGTCTGTGCAAAAATGCTGGCGATTGACTGCCTGCACCTCATGGAAGAAAGTAAAATCACCTCTTTAGTCGTCACTGATGAAAAAAAGCAAGTGTGTGGTGTGATTCATATGCATGACCTATTACAAGCGGGGTTACTATAA
- the lptC gene encoding LPS export ABC transporter periplasmic protein LptC, with amino-acid sequence MLRQTFFSSLLLLLFAGLSSWLVIETSRPNSNSANQGVTQDAKASDITVATFTAEGALRYIITSPTAKHFDNNTSTITTPHLTVLAKTGSNWSADAKLATVKNNIIHLTGNVRLNRPASKLNQAVLLTTSLLNFNIDKNLATSSEKVTVSEPGTSNYIQGTGLRADLNKGTVQLLKQVRSHYEIN; translated from the coding sequence ATGCTTAGGCAAACATTTTTCTCCAGCCTGCTGCTTTTATTGTTCGCAGGCCTTTCAAGCTGGCTGGTCATAGAAACCAGCCGACCCAACTCTAATTCTGCGAATCAAGGGGTGACCCAAGACGCCAAAGCAAGCGATATTACTGTTGCGACCTTCACAGCAGAGGGCGCCCTACGCTATATTATTACCTCACCCACCGCCAAGCATTTTGATAACAATACCTCCACAATAACAACACCTCACCTCACTGTCCTCGCAAAAACAGGGAGTAATTGGTCAGCTGATGCCAAACTTGCGACAGTCAAAAATAACATCATCCATTTAACCGGCAACGTCCGTCTCAACCGACCGGCCTCTAAACTCAACCAAGCGGTATTGCTAACAACTTCTTTATTAAACTTTAACATCGATAAAAATCTGGCCACCAGTTCTGAAAAGGTCACTGTTTCAGAGCCTGGCACCAGCAACTATATTCAAGGCACAGGGTTACGTGCAGACCTTAACAAAGGAACTGTTCAACTTCTAAAACAGGTTCGTTCGCATTATGAAATCAATTAA
- the lptA gene encoding lipopolysaccharide transport periplasmic protein LptA has protein sequence MKSIKFYSVISSFACLGIGVSISLAPLASYALSTSTTDSQQAIKVTSNTFWANNIKGIAIYSGNVIADQGSRHLTGSKLTLYRDNQGQVKKIIATGHPAKFRYKPKDKLMTAEAETITVYPQTHKVDLDGKAKLTQAGDTFSAPQIFS, from the coding sequence ATGAAATCAATTAAATTTTACTCTGTTATCAGCTCATTTGCTTGCTTAGGCATTGGTGTTAGCATCAGCTTAGCTCCTTTAGCCAGCTATGCGCTGTCAACTTCGACCACAGATAGTCAGCAAGCCATAAAAGTGACGAGTAATACATTTTGGGCCAATAATATCAAGGGCATTGCTATTTATAGCGGCAATGTCATCGCTGACCAAGGCAGTCGTCACCTCACCGGTAGCAAACTCACTTTATATCGAGATAATCAAGGCCAAGTCAAGAAAATCATCGCAACAGGTCACCCCGCTAAATTTCGTTACAAGCCCAAAGATAAATTAATGACAGCAGAAGCAGAGACGATCACAGTTTATCCACAGACACATAAAGTTGACCTTGATGGCAAAGCAAAACTAACTCAAGCCGGTGATACTTTCTCAGCACCACAAATTTTTTCATAA
- the lptB gene encoding LPS export ABC transporter ATP-binding protein translates to MTVASLKAHQIAKRYKGRWVAEDISLHVNQGEVVGLLGPNGAGKTTSFYMMVGLVACDQGEIYIDQTEITDWPIHKRAQMGISYLPQEASIFRHLTVSQNILAILELQAGLSKQERQQKLASLLDELNIDHIKNNPGISLSGGERRRVEIARALATNPKFILLDEPFAGVDPISITDIKESIFHLKDRNIGVLITDHNVRETLDICERAYIVNAGHIIATDTPENILTDPNVRRYYLGDEFRL, encoded by the coding sequence ATGACAGTTGCCAGCCTAAAAGCCCATCAGATTGCTAAGCGCTATAAAGGCCGTTGGGTCGCCGAAGATATTTCTTTACACGTAAATCAAGGTGAAGTCGTTGGCCTACTCGGCCCCAATGGCGCAGGAAAAACAACCTCGTTTTACATGATGGTTGGCCTCGTTGCTTGTGACCAAGGTGAGATCTATATTGATCAAACTGAAATCACTGATTGGCCTATTCACAAACGCGCACAAATGGGCATTAGCTACTTACCTCAAGAAGCGTCTATTTTCAGACATCTGACTGTCAGCCAAAATATTTTGGCTATCCTAGAGTTACAAGCTGGCCTATCCAAGCAAGAGCGCCAACAAAAGCTCGCGAGTTTACTTGATGAGCTCAACATAGATCACATCAAAAACAATCCCGGTATTAGCCTTTCTGGCGGTGAACGGCGACGTGTCGAAATTGCTCGGGCGCTGGCAACAAACCCTAAATTTATTTTACTTGATGAGCCCTTTGCAGGCGTCGATCCTATTTCTATTACTGACATTAAAGAAAGCATCTTTCACCTTAAGGATCGCAACATTGGCGTATTGATTACCGACCATAATGTTCGTGAAACCTTGGATATCTGTGAGCGGGCTTATATTGTCAATGCCGGCCATATTATCGCAACAGACACGCCCGAGAACATCCTCACTGATCCTAATGTCAGACGTTATTACCTCGGTGATGAATTTCGTCTTTAA
- a CDS encoding RNA polymerase factor sigma-54, which produces MKQSLQLRLHQQLTMTPQLQQAIRLLQLSNVELQQEIQKVLDSNPMLEVKSESDSGNTTLKESIQEAVSLNSSTTPWQGVNNTRSSAPYNDFDFFQNYAKSHSLHEQLLWQINISSLSDDETIIAHALLDGLDNSGFLQTSLKEVQQLVNQQLAEIEIEEIEAVLYFLQHLEPTGVFARSLQESLQLQLAQLAEETPYKSAALALIQKDLEHLSQYNLKQLAKQLKISTEELSGAIELVQSLSSSPADQLDYNDVEYVTPDILVRKVKGRWQAELNTATLPQLRINSIYSNMVRTNQTDRDSAFFKDNLQEARWFLKSIQSRNETLLKVANCIVQEQYDFFEQGEEGMKPLVLQHIAQAIDMHESTVSRVTTQKYMLTPRGVFELKYFFSSHINSHDGNPYSSTAIRALIKKIIAGENPKKPLSDNKVALLLQEQGIDIARRTVAKYREAMNIPPSKERKRLL; this is translated from the coding sequence ATGAAACAATCTCTTCAACTGCGTTTACATCAGCAGTTAACCATGACTCCTCAACTGCAGCAAGCCATTCGCTTATTGCAACTCTCCAATGTTGAGCTGCAACAAGAAATTCAAAAAGTGCTCGATAGCAACCCGATGCTTGAGGTCAAAAGCGAATCTGATAGCGGTAACACAACGCTTAAAGAATCTATTCAAGAAGCAGTCTCTCTTAATAGCTCAACAACCCCCTGGCAAGGTGTTAACAATACACGTTCCAGCGCTCCCTATAACGATTTTGATTTTTTCCAAAATTATGCCAAAAGCCATTCACTGCATGAACAATTACTCTGGCAAATTAATATTAGCTCACTGTCAGATGATGAAACCATCATCGCTCACGCATTGCTTGATGGTTTAGATAACAGCGGCTTTTTGCAAACCTCTTTAAAAGAAGTTCAACAATTAGTCAATCAACAATTAGCCGAAATAGAAATCGAAGAAATTGAGGCCGTGCTTTATTTTCTGCAACACCTAGAACCCACAGGTGTTTTTGCACGCAGTTTACAAGAATCTCTACAGTTGCAACTTGCGCAACTCGCAGAAGAAACCCCTTACAAATCGGCCGCCCTAGCCTTGATTCAAAAAGACTTAGAGCATTTATCTCAATACAACCTTAAGCAACTTGCCAAACAGCTTAAAATCAGTACAGAAGAGCTTTCTGGCGCCATCGAACTTGTCCAGTCTCTAAGCTCATCTCCGGCAGATCAACTCGATTATAATGACGTGGAATATGTCACTCCTGATATTCTCGTTCGCAAAGTCAAAGGCCGTTGGCAGGCCGAACTCAATACAGCAACCTTGCCACAACTACGCATTAACAGTATTTATTCAAATATGGTCCGCACGAACCAAACAGATCGTGACAGTGCATTTTTTAAAGATAACCTACAAGAAGCTCGCTGGTTTCTAAAAAGTATTCAGTCCCGTAATGAAACCCTATTAAAAGTCGCTAATTGTATTGTCCAAGAGCAATATGATTTTTTCGAACAAGGTGAAGAAGGCATGAAGCCTCTTGTGCTACAACACATTGCCCAAGCGATAGACATGCATGAGTCAACGGTATCACGCGTGACGACGCAAAAGTATATGCTCACTCCGCGCGGTGTTTTTGAGCTTAAATATTTTTTCTCATCACACATTAACAGCCACGATGGCAACCCCTACTCCTCTACAGCAATTCGTGCTTTAATAAAGAAAATTATTGCAGGTGAAAACCCGAAAAAGCCACTGAGTGATAATAAGGTTGCACTACTGCTACAGGAACAAGGTATTGATATTGCAAGACGTACAGTCGCAAAATACCGCGAAGCGATGAACATCCCACCATCTAAAGAGCGCAAACGCTTGTTATAG
- the hpf gene encoding ribosome hibernation-promoting factor, HPF/YfiA family yields the protein MEINITARHLELTDPLNDYVNEKLARLERHFNHITSIHVTLSVEKLKQRAEANLTVPGDQIVVKSAHDKDMYAAIDDMAKTLDSNLIRYKEKIQNKKPNINYK from the coding sequence ATGGAAATTAACATTACAGCCCGCCACCTAGAACTAACTGACCCACTCAACGATTACGTCAATGAAAAACTAGCTCGCTTAGAGCGCCATTTTAACCATATTACCAGTATTCATGTGACGCTTAGTGTTGAAAAGTTAAAACAACGAGCTGAAGCGAATTTAACAGTACCAGGCGACCAAATTGTCGTAAAGTCCGCTCATGATAAAGACATGTACGCCGCCATCGATGATATGGCTAAAACATTAGATAGCAACCTTATTCGTTACAAAGAAAAGATTCAAAATAAAAAGCCAAATATCAATTACAAGTAG